In the genome of Tachysurus vachellii isolate PV-2020 chromosome 9, HZAU_Pvac_v1, whole genome shotgun sequence, one region contains:
- the LOC132851167 gene encoding uncharacterized protein K02A2.6-like: protein MVKDGYITKVSQPTEWVSSMVAAVRNGKIRICIDPSDLNKVIKREHYPMRTIEEVVSAMPGAKVFSVLDAKSGFLQIELDEASSFLTTFNTPIGRYRWLRLPFGLKCAPEIFQRIMDEMLEGISGAISVMDDILITAPSVKEHDETLRKVTQRATSYNLSLNFGKCHIKQSSVTYVGHLITSEGLKADPAKIEAVKSMPTPTDKDGVRRFLGFVTYLSKFLPNLSEVDTPLRQLLKADVEFAWQPAQQQAFDKLKDLCTKSPVLRFFDPSKPVEIFCDASSNGLGAVLLQDSHPVAFSSRSLTDTETRYAQIEKEMLSIVHACVKFHNYIFGNHVTVYNDHKPLEDIFRKPLLSTPMRIQRMRLRLQWYDLSVKYRRGKDMELPDTLSRAQLPENKPEMDGFECVSMLNFVSVSEQKYSELQDRTKKELSCLQQIIRQGWPDHRRDVPNEVQPFWDSRSQLVVADSVVYKGLRIVVPPSMREHMLKLIHQSHLGIVKSKQRAREVLYWPGMSSEIEQMVKNCGKCADFQNRLPRQPLNPTVTPDLPFEEVASDLFEFEGNHYVLLVDYYSKFIEVEKLKGLHCRAVIEKLKAQFSRHGIPIILRTDNGPQYSADEFKNFCQSYGIIHKTSSPHTPHSNGEAELAVQTVKKLWCKAPDKHLALLDYRTTPLESVGLSPAQLLMARRPRNNLPAARLLLTPAVYDPLKVKRQLDKNKSVQKFYYDRKRASRPRAALRPGDEVRMQPHPGSHTWSPGVVVRSHCAPRSYVVDCGSREFRRNIQHLRKSTAAANESHHRLNGDQWTETPESVSVEEPKSVYHPNSSQASPAELKTAKQTLSTGQYTTRRGRVVKPPDRLCL from the coding sequence ATGGTTAAAGATGGATACATCACAAAAGTCAGCCAGCCGACTGAGTGGGTGAGTTCAATGGTAGCAGCTGTCCGTAACGGCAAGATAAGGATCTGCATTGACCCAAGCGACTTGAATAAGGTAATAAAGAGGGAACATTACCCGATGCGAACTATAGAAGAGGTAGTCTCCGCAATGCCTGGTGCTAAAGTGTTCTCAGTCTTGGATGCAAAATCTGGTTTCCTACAAATAGAACTAGATGAAGCATCATCATTTTTGACAACCTTTAACACGCCCATTGGTAGATATAGGTGGCTTAGGTTACCTTTTGGCCTAAAATGCGCACCGGAGATCTTTCAGCGTATTATGGATGAGATGCTTGAGGGCATCAGCGGGGCAATAAGTGTTATGGACGACATTCTCATCACAGCACCTTCAGTAAAGGAACATGATGAGACCCTCCGCAAAGTCACTCAGAGAGCAACAAGCTATAATCTGAGCCTCAATTTCGGCAAATGCCATATCAAGCAATCTTCTGTGACCTACGTAGGACACCTGATAACATCAGAAGGTCTGAAGGCAGATCCAGCGAAAATAGAGGCTGTCAAGTCCATGCCAACACCGACGGACAAGGATGGTGTTCGTCGTTTCCTAGGTTTTGTCACCTATCTGTCAAAATTCCTGCCAAACCTCAGCGAAGTCGACACACCTCTAAGACAGCTCCTGAAAGCAGATGTGGAATTTGCATGGCAACCAGCACAACAGCAAGCGTTTGACAAACTCAAGGACTTGTGCACAAAGTCCCCCGTGCTGCGTTTTTTTGATCCATCCAAGCCTGTTGAGATATTCTGTGATGCCAGCAGCAATGGCCTCGGTGCTGTCTTACTTCAGGACAGTCATCCAGTGGCTTTCTCATCCAGGTCTCTGACAGATACAGAAACGCGATATGCGCAAATTGAGAAGGAGATGCTCTCAATAGTTCATGCATGTGTCAAGTTCCATAATTACATATTTGGAAACCATGTCACAGTGTACAATGACCATAAGCCCCTGGAAGATATTTTCAGAAAGCCACTGCTCTCTACCCCCATGCGAATACAGAGAATGCGACTCCGCCTGCAGTGGTATGACCTGTCTGTAAAGTACAGACGAGGAAAGGATATGGAACTGCCTGACACACTGTCTAGAGCTCAGTTACCTGAAAACAAGCCAGAGATGGATGGCTTTGAGTGTGTCTCCATGCTCAACTTTGTTTCAGTGAGTGAGCAGAAATATTCAGAGCTCCAGGACCGCACAAAGAAGGAGCTCAGCTGTCTTCAACAAATAATCCGACAGGGTTGGCCAGACCACAGGCGTGATGTACCTAACGAAGTTCAGCCGTTTTGGGACTCACGAAGCCAACTTGTCGTTGCTGATAGTGTTGTCTATAAAGGTCTTCGTATAGTCGTACCCCCTTCCATGCGAGAACATATGCTGAAGCTTATACATCAGTCTCACTTAGGAATAGTGAAGAGCAAGCAGAGAGCTCGCGAGGTCCTATACTGGCCAGGCATGAGTTCTGAAATTGAGCAAATGGTGAAGAATTGCGGCAAGTGTGCAGACTTTCAGAACCGGTTACCTAGACAACCACTTAATCCAACAGTCACGCCGGATCTTCCATTTGAAGAGGTAGCTTCTGACCTGTTTGAGTTTGAAGGAAACCATTATGTTCTGCTGGTGGATTACTACTCAAAATTCATCGAAGTGGAGAAGTTGAAGGGCTTACATTGTCGTGCTGTAATAGAAAAGCTCAAGGCTCAATTCAGCAGACATGGAATCCCAATTATCCTTCGAACAGACAATGGTCCACAATATTCAGCGGATGAGTTTAAGAATTTCTGTCAAAGTTATGGAATCATTCACAAAACATCATCCCCACATACGCCACACTCTAATGGTGAGGCAGAGCTTGCAGTCCAGACTGTTAAGAAACTTTGGTGTAAGGCACCAGACAAGCATCTTGCACTGCTTGATTACAGAACGACGCCATTGGAGTCAGTAGGCCTTTCACCAGCTCAGCTGCTGATGGCCAGGCGTCCCCGCAACAACCTGCCTGCTGCCCGTCTGCTGCTCACACCAGCAGTGTACGACCCCCTTAAAGTTAAACGGCAActagacaaaaacaaaagtgttcagAAGTTTTACTACGACCGAAAAAGGGCAAGCCGCCCTCGTGCTGCGCTGAGGCCTGGAGATGAAGTAAGGATGCAACCACATCCTGGCAGTCACACATGGTCTCCGGGAGTTGTTGTGAGATCACACTGTGCCCCAAGATCTTATGTTGTTGACTGTGGAAGCAGAGAGTTCCGTCGCAACATTCAGCATCTTCGCAAGAGCACAGCAGCTGCTAACGAGTCCCATCACAGGCTTAATGGTGATCAGTGGACAGAGACACCAGAGTCAGTGAGTGTTGAGGAGCCAAAGTCTGTGTATCATCCTAATTCATCCCAAGCATCACCTGCAGAACTCAAGACTGCTAAGCAGACTTTGTCAACTGGGCAATACACTACCAGACGAGGCAGAGTGGTGA